The genomic interval CTATTTTCTTAGAAATGCCATCTTCGGTGCAACTTTTGTAGTCCGCCTGCCTAATTTTAGCTCAAGATATGTATGGCCTTTTGAAATACGTGTCCAAACATTGCGCTACATAAACCGTATCAATTTCAGATCATTACTGGACTTTCTACTGTGGGTTTAGTATCTTGGATATGTGATTGATGTTCAAAGCTATTATTATGTATGGGAAAGTTTTGTATATTTGGCAACGAAAAAGGAAGCTGGGGAAAGAATTAGAAAAACATTAATTAGTTTTGAGTTCATTGCCTTTGCACGTGACAGTTAAATTCCTTGCTGCCAGCCCTccccacagagagagagagagagagagagagagagagagagtagtaaGTCTGTCTCCAGAATTTGAAAGGTGAACCAtaagcttttttcttttctttttcttttttggtattgGGAATATAAAGTAAAGGGTGAAccaaaagcttttttttttttttttggctttgggCATATATTCCGATGTTATTGATAGAGATGAAGGTGCTTCTCTAGCTCATTTAGTGGAGCAGAAAACGAGTTCCTTGTTGCGTCTAATGTTGGTTGACCACATGTGGTCTTCATCCCCCGTAGAAGTTCATTGAAGCATACTGTGAATTACCTTGTTGGGGTGCTTTGGGCCTTTTTTACTTTATCTCCCTAACTTTTCAAAAACCTGCACTAGACCCCTCCTTCCTTGTGGGTTGTAGGTTTGGAGCAAGATGCAAACATCAGTCTTTCTGTCAAAACTAACATCAACCTTGCACGAGTTGATGATGATCCCTTATGTGATTTACCTCTTCCATGACTTTTTCTCATGTGCATCTTAGTCCAAATCACATGAAGTTATAGTGCAAGTTTTGAGAAGTAAGGGAAGCAAAGTGTTATGGTGCAAGTTTACATCAAAGAAGTGTATGTCCATGTAATTGTGTTTGTGCACCATTATGGTTTCTGATGGTTTCTCTTGAGCATCGTTTATTGTTTGCTCACAAGTCTTTACTGTCAAGGTATCTAGAGGATCAACCTAGAACTTAGTACTGTGAAGGTGATCTTAAGGATTAAACTAGGATTGACTGGCATTTGAAATGATATTGCTATGCTGTTATACGATTAAGCATCTTTGGTTATGTCGTGATTCTTTATATTGCTTAATTGATTGCTCTTACTACCACATGTTATTGATTCCTTAGAAGGAAGCTTTTACATGGCATGTTCTATctgattgggttttgagaaaatcATTATGCACAAGCATAAAACAATAGGGCCAAGAAGTATagaagcaaaatacaaaattagaaGTCCTTGACTCTTTCATGAGAGCCTAAACATCTCGTGTATTGAACTTAAGCATTGTCAAATTGAGGGCTCTGCATGCGGGCATGCATTTGCTCAAATTATCCAAGAGCATTCTGCCAAGTGcctttgtatttatttttcctaatttgtACCCTTGGTCACTTCCATTATATACTAACACCCAATATGTTTTGTGCAATCACGATCCAACCCGGTATATCTTCAGAAGGTCAGTGTTTATAGTCATGAAAATTTACATATCTTTTGTTTCTTCTGATTAGGACTAAAAATTtacatttgattttgatcaaggtcACCATCCAGTTTTATATATTGTTTCTCTAAACACTTTAGGGCTCTTGTAACTTATTTCTACTTTTAGCTCAACATCTTTGCTTGGACCCATGCTTTAGCTAAGAGTCATTTCAACAGCATTTTCATTTGATATGAGCTTTCTGAGACTCTTCTTCGGAATTTCTATCAAATGCAATTTATGCATCATATTTCTCATTTGCAGTTTTGCGTATCAGTTATTTATAGGTGATATTGATTGTTAGCACTTTTGCATCTTGTGGGTCAGTTTGATGGAAGCATGTTCATCTTGAACTTTGGATTTATGCATGATTTCTTATATTTCCACCAGGATGGATTCCTGATGTTCTTCTGCCTACGGTTCTGTAGTATGAAtagtaatctctctctctctctctctctctctctctacccaaATGTGTTATTGCCTATATGCATCTGCGCATCGACAAGccataaacaaaatatgaacagtttttttccttttgctttgaGATACAGAATCTGTAGCCTGCATAAGCGATAATGCTTGATTAACTGAGGTTTGAAACTGTTGTCCACAATTATAGCCATTTGTGGATCTCAGATGGATGACGGAGGGCACCGTGAAAATGGCAGACACAAAGCAGATCAATATAAAACAGCTCAGGGTCAGGTACGAGAAACAATTTGCTACAGTTACATTTTCTTAACTAATGACCAATGTGATGAAGTTCAAAAGCTTCTGTTGTTGCAGTGGTTGATGCAACATCAGCCATCGATGAAACAAATAATGGGCCTTATGGCTGAAAGAGATGCAGCCATTCAAGAAAGAAACTTGGCCCTTTCTGAGAAAAAGGCAGCTATTGCAGAGCGAGATATGGCGTTTTTGCAACGAGATACAGCAATTGCAGAACGAAATAATGCCTTTCTAGAACGGGACAATGCCATTGCCACTCTACAATACCGGGAAAACTCCTTGACCAGTGGTAATATGTCATGCCCACCAGGATGCCAAATCTCACGGGGGGTGAAGCACATCCACCACCCACAGCAGCACACACATCATTTACCCCACATGGGTGAGGCTTCTTACAATACGAGGGAAATGCACACAACTGATGCCATTGGAATATCACAAGTTGCTTCTGAGGCTGCTAAGTCACGACGGGCCAAACGAACAAAGGAGACCAAGGGAATGCCATCTGATAAGAAGGCTTCAAAATCTCCAAAGAAGATAAAGAGGGAGAGTGATGACTTGAATAAAATCATGTTTGGCAAGACACATGAGTGGAAAGGTGGGCAGGATATGGGTGGTGGAGGTGATGATCTGAACAGACAGTCAGGGGGTTCAAAGTCTGATTGGAAGGGACCGGACCTGGGGTTGAATCAGGTTGCATTTGATGACTCAACCATGCCTGCACCAGTATGCTCCTGCACTGGAATCCTAAGGCAGTGTTACAAATGGGGAAATGGGGGGTGGCAATCTTCATG from Juglans microcarpa x Juglans regia isolate MS1-56 chromosome 4S, Jm3101_v1.0, whole genome shotgun sequence carries:
- the LOC121262989 gene encoding protein BASIC PENTACYSTEINE6-like isoform X1; the protein is MFFCLRFCSMNTICGSQMDDGGHRENGRHKADQYKTAQGQWLMQHQPSMKQIMGLMAERDAAIQERNLALSEKKAAIAERDMAFLQRDTAIAERNNAFLERDNAIATLQYRENSLTSGNMSCPPGCQISRGVKHIHHPQQHTHHLPHMGEASYNTREMHTTDAIGISQVASEAAKSRRAKRTKETKGMPSDKKASKSPKKIKRESDDLNKIMFGKTHEWKGGQDMGGGGDDLNRQSGGSKSDWKGPDLGLNQVAFDDSTMPAPVCSCTGILRQCYKWGNGGWQSSCCTTTMSMYPLPAVPNKRHTRVGGRKMSGSAFTKLLSRLAAAGHDLSNPVDLKDHWAKHGTNRYITIK
- the LOC121262989 gene encoding protein BASIC PENTACYSTEINE6-like isoform X2, whose protein sequence is MDDGGHRENGRHKADQYKTAQGQWLMQHQPSMKQIMGLMAERDAAIQERNLALSEKKAAIAERDMAFLQRDTAIAERNNAFLERDNAIATLQYRENSLTSGNMSCPPGCQISRGVKHIHHPQQHTHHLPHMGEASYNTREMHTTDAIGISQVASEAAKSRRAKRTKETKGMPSDKKASKSPKKIKRESDDLNKIMFGKTHEWKGGQDMGGGGDDLNRQSGGSKSDWKGPDLGLNQVAFDDSTMPAPVCSCTGILRQCYKWGNGGWQSSCCTTTMSMYPLPAVPNKRHTRVGGRKMSGSAFTKLLSRLAAAGHDLSNPVDLKDHWAKHGTNRYITIK